The following proteins come from a genomic window of Phnomibacter ginsenosidimutans:
- a CDS encoding nucleoside recognition domain-containing protein yields the protein MALNYVWIAFFIVGLLVALVKLIVFQDYEIFKRLVDGMFESGKGAVMDVALPLTGVMVFFLGLMNIGEKAGAINFLARILNPFLKRLFPEVPEKHPAMGQMVMNFSANMLGLDNAATPFGLKAMDSLQTLNPNKDTATNAQIMFLVLHTSGLTLLPLSIFAYRASSGSTDPTSVFIPCVLGTVITTLASIVVTAFWQRLKFDRVLALWLFGMLAAVVGFMLFISVLPSQASFSEPVFLTRETFSKVFGNLILFLIVASFIIGGLWKKVNVFDAFIEGAKGGWDVIVKIIPYLVGMLVGIRVFRESGALDFIINGFAYAFSAMGFGNEFVPALPVAIMKPFSGSGARGLMLDVFKTHGPDSFVGKMASTFQGSADTTFYILALYFGSVGIKKVRYAIWAGMIADFIGVIAAVVIAYFFFGK from the coding sequence ATGGCACTTAATTACGTTTGGATTGCATTTTTCATTGTAGGCCTGTTGGTGGCCTTGGTTAAACTCATCGTTTTTCAAGACTATGAAATTTTCAAACGGCTGGTTGATGGCATGTTTGAATCGGGCAAAGGTGCTGTAATGGATGTAGCATTGCCGCTCACCGGTGTCATGGTCTTTTTCCTTGGCCTCATGAACATTGGCGAAAAGGCTGGTGCCATCAATTTTCTGGCCCGCATTCTCAATCCATTTCTCAAAAGGTTGTTTCCGGAAGTGCCCGAAAAGCACCCGGCCATGGGCCAAATGGTGATGAACTTTAGTGCCAACATGCTTGGCCTCGATAATGCCGCCACGCCATTTGGCCTCAAAGCCATGGATAGTTTGCAAACGCTGAACCCCAATAAAGACACGGCGACCAATGCGCAAATCATGTTTCTGGTGCTGCATACCAGTGGGCTTACCTTATTGCCGCTCAGCATTTTTGCTTACCGTGCCAGTTCTGGTTCTACCGATCCTACCAGCGTTTTCATTCCTTGTGTACTTGGTACAGTTATCACCACCTTGGCCAGTATTGTAGTCACCGCTTTTTGGCAACGCCTGAAATTCGATCGGGTGCTGGCGTTGTGGTTGTTTGGCATGCTGGCAGCGGTGGTGGGTTTCATGCTCTTTATTAGCGTACTTCCTTCTCAGGCTAGTTTTTCTGAACCTGTTTTTCTTACCCGTGAAACCTTCAGCAAGGTTTTTGGCAACCTCATTTTGTTTTTAATCGTTGCCTCATTCATCATTGGTGGACTTTGGAAAAAAGTGAATGTGTTTGATGCTTTTATAGAAGGTGCCAAAGGCGGTTGGGATGTGATTGTAAAAATTATTCCTTACCTCGTTGGTATGCTGGTGGGCATAAGGGTGTTCCGCGAAAGCGGTGCCTTGGACTTCATCATCAATGGTTTTGCGTATGCTTTTTCTGCCATGGGGTTTGGCAATGAGTTTGTGCCGGCTTTGCCCGTGGCCATTATGAAACCATTCAGTGGCAGCGGTGCCCGTGGCCTTATGTTGGATGTGTTTAAAACCCACGGCCCCGACAGCTTTGTGGGCAAAATGGCCAGTACATTCCAGGGTAGCGCCGATACTACTTTCTACATTCTTGCCTTGTACTTTGGCAGTGTAGGCATCAAGAAAGTGCGTTATGCCATTTGGGCCGGCATGATTGCTGATTTCATAGGCGTAATAGCAGCGGTCGTCATAGCATATTTCTTCTTTGGTAAATAA
- the ychF gene encoding redox-regulated ATPase YchF: protein MALQAGIVGLPNVGKSTLFNAVSNSAKAQASNYRFCTIDPNVGLVDVPDPRLDKLRDLVIPERVVPTQIEIVDIAGLVRGASKGEGLGNKFLANIREVDAIIHVVRCFEDENVLREEGAINPVSDKEIIDTELQLKDLDSVEKKIARIEKQAKNGDAKMKAELDVLQRCKAHLEQGKSIRSLDLGNEEKPAIADLFLLSAKPVLYVANVDEASMQTGNKYSEALQAMADAEGAGIIIMNNSIEAQITEMEDPADKELFMSEYHMEEPALHRLIRSVYKLAETANLFYRRGKRSTCMDHSGRLESATGRQRYPYRF, encoded by the coding sequence ATGGCATTGCAGGCAGGCATCGTAGGGTTGCCAAACGTGGGTAAATCAACCTTGTTCAACGCGGTTAGTAATAGTGCCAAGGCGCAGGCCAGCAACTATCGCTTTTGTACCATCGACCCCAACGTGGGTTTGGTGGATGTACCCGATCCGCGGCTGGATAAACTCCGGGATTTGGTCATACCTGAACGTGTGGTGCCTACCCAAATCGAAATTGTGGACATTGCCGGACTGGTGCGTGGCGCCAGCAAGGGCGAAGGTTTGGGCAACAAGTTTTTGGCCAATATTCGTGAGGTTGATGCCATCATTCATGTGGTACGCTGCTTTGAAGATGAGAATGTACTGCGGGAAGAAGGCGCCATCAACCCTGTAAGTGATAAAGAAATCATTGATACCGAGCTGCAGTTGAAAGACCTCGACAGCGTGGAGAAGAAAATAGCCCGCATTGAAAAGCAAGCCAAAAACGGCGATGCCAAAATGAAGGCAGAACTGGATGTATTGCAGCGCTGCAAAGCACATCTGGAACAGGGCAAAAGCATTCGTTCACTCGACTTAGGCAACGAAGAAAAACCTGCAATTGCTGATTTGTTTTTGCTGTCTGCAAAGCCAGTGTTGTATGTAGCCAACGTGGACGAAGCCTCCATGCAAACGGGTAACAAATACAGCGAAGCATTACAAGCCATGGCTGATGCAGAAGGTGCCGGCATCATCATCATGAACAACTCTATTGAAGCGCAGATTACCGAAATGGAAGACCCTGCAGATAAAGAACTGTTTATGTCGGAATACCATATGGAAGAGCCAGCCTTGCACCGCCTGATTCGTTCGGTGTATAAGCTTGCTGAAACTGCAAACCTATTTTACCGCAGGGGTAAAAGAAGTACGTGCATGGACCATTCAGGAAGGTTGGAAAGCGCCACAGGCCGCCAGCGTTATCCATACCGATTTTGA
- a CDS encoding DUF933 domain-containing protein, giving the protein MLKLQTYFTAGVKEVRAWTIQEGWKAPQAASVIHTDFEKGFIKAEVIAYNDFVQYGSEAACRDNGKLRIEGKEYIVKDGDIMHFRFNV; this is encoded by the coding sequence TTGCTGAAACTGCAAACCTATTTTACCGCAGGGGTAAAAGAAGTACGTGCATGGACCATTCAGGAAGGTTGGAAAGCGCCACAGGCCGCCAGCGTTATCCATACCGATTTTGAAAAAGGATTCATCAAGGCAGAAGTGATAGCTTACAACGACTTTGTACAATATGGTTCGGAAGCCGCCTGCCGCGACAACGGTAAACTTCGGATTGAAGGAAAAGAATACATTGTAAAAGACGGCGACATCATGCACTTCCGTTTCAACGTATAA
- a CDS encoding tyrosine-protein phosphatase — translation MFSFFKKKEPAISDTLSCIGADMHNHLLPGIDDGSPDVDTSLFLLESLMQLGYHTVYCTPHVLGEVHPNTPTSIEDAYRKLKTATDEKGWTSLKGFSAEYMTDYDFEAILEKNDLVELPGKRILIEMSFAFESPNIREMIFQLQTKGYEPILAHPERYPFYFDRFDKYESFVDAGADLQINILSLTGYYGKPSQKVAEKLLDEQLVTWVGTDLHHDRHLAALQKLAADKNIIKRLERIKLLKNRSL, via the coding sequence ATGTTTTCATTTTTTAAGAAAAAAGAACCAGCTATATCAGATACACTGTCATGCATTGGTGCAGACATGCACAATCATTTGTTACCAGGTATCGACGATGGGAGCCCCGATGTAGATACCTCTTTGTTTTTGCTGGAATCTTTGATGCAGTTGGGTTATCATACAGTGTATTGTACACCGCATGTGTTGGGAGAAGTGCATCCCAATACACCAACAAGCATTGAAGATGCCTATCGGAAATTGAAGACAGCAACGGATGAAAAAGGGTGGACAAGTCTCAAAGGTTTTTCTGCGGAGTACATGACCGATTATGATTTTGAGGCTATTCTTGAAAAAAATGATTTGGTAGAATTACCCGGCAAACGCATACTCATCGAAATGAGTTTTGCTTTCGAATCGCCCAATATCCGGGAGATGATTTTTCAATTGCAAACCAAAGGGTATGAGCCCATTCTGGCACACCCGGAACGCTATCCGTTTTACTTCGATCGCTTCGATAAATACGAATCTTTCGTGGATGCTGGCGCCGATTTACAAATCAACATTTTGTCATTGACTGGCTATTATGGAAAGCCTTCGCAGAAGGTTGCCGAAAAGCTTTTGGATGAGCAGTTAGTAACCTGGGTAGGTACCGATTTGCACCACGACAGGCATCTGGCAGCGTTGCAAAAATTGGCAGCCGATAAAAATATCATCAAGCGTTTGGAACGCATCAAGCTATTAAAAAACCGCAGTCTGTAA
- a CDS encoding polysaccharide biosynthesis protein has translation MYKVRKYLLSHQVAPKWMVFLFDTFIGALSVIIANLLRFNFDFKVVLAGTLFTHLILVIITNSLFFFVFKTYQGIIRFSGFAEAIRTTTALFASFLMLCTINIGMIAFGQTHVLIPTSILIITLLSGSFMMVAYRLIVKTWYRASLSLGQQTNVLIYGGEINGSQLKTTIEQASNQQYKVVGFVDDDPSYVGKTIDNIKIYSLDQLQNVIEEWGEVGMILFAKPEMEADVKNQVVDFCLANDIQVRNIPPIDQWIRGQLNITQLKEIRIEELLGRPQIKLQNQQVTDLISRKRILISGAAGSIGSELARQVASIKPSVLVLCDQNETGLYELEYELRNHFPDCSIALFIGDVREESSMESLFKRFHPQIVFHAAAYKHVPMMEYHPSEAIRNNVMGTKILADLSIEYEVERFLLVSTDKAINPTNVMGASKRIAEIYCQSLGNRDKKVVHLASNAVSENGLPVHKTHTKFITTRFGNVLGSNGSVIPRFKEQIAAGGPLTVTHPDIIRFFMTIPEACSLLLEAVTMGNGGEVLLFDMGEPVRIQDLARKMIKLAGYVPGKDIEIKFTGLRPGEKLYEELLNKKEEVVPTHHKKILIARVAEYDFYAINKAIDALLQEAFQNNDENVVRQMKRMVPEYISNNSIYQSFDEMNKTQVTASN, from the coding sequence GTGTACAAGGTTCGAAAGTATCTGCTGAGCCATCAAGTGGCACCGAAATGGATGGTCTTTCTTTTCGACACATTCATAGGCGCTTTGTCGGTCATTATCGCCAACCTGCTGCGCTTCAATTTCGATTTTAAGGTAGTACTCGCCGGAACATTGTTTACACACCTCATTCTGGTTATCATTACTAATTCGTTGTTCTTTTTTGTTTTTAAAACATACCAGGGCATTATCCGTTTTTCTGGTTTTGCCGAAGCTATCCGCACCACCACTGCCTTGTTTGCCTCGTTTTTGATGCTTTGTACCATCAACATTGGTATGATCGCTTTTGGGCAGACGCATGTACTGATTCCAACTTCAATTTTAATTATTACGTTGCTGTCGGGCTCCTTCATGATGGTGGCCTATCGGTTGATTGTAAAAACCTGGTACCGTGCCAGCCTCAGTTTGGGGCAGCAAACCAATGTACTTATCTATGGTGGCGAAATAAACGGTTCGCAATTGAAAACGACCATTGAGCAGGCAAGCAATCAGCAATATAAAGTCGTTGGATTTGTAGATGACGATCCTTCTTACGTTGGTAAAACCATCGACAACATCAAAATTTACAGCCTCGACCAACTTCAAAACGTAATAGAAGAATGGGGTGAGGTAGGTATGATATTGTTTGCCAAACCCGAAATGGAAGCGGATGTCAAAAATCAGGTTGTTGATTTTTGCTTGGCAAACGATATTCAGGTGAGGAATATTCCTCCCATTGATCAATGGATTCGTGGCCAGCTGAACATTACCCAACTCAAGGAAATCCGAATTGAAGAGTTGTTGGGTAGGCCGCAAATCAAACTGCAAAACCAGCAGGTTACAGATCTTATTTCCCGTAAGCGTATTCTGATTTCGGGTGCAGCGGGCTCTATCGGTAGCGAATTGGCCCGGCAAGTAGCAAGCATCAAACCTTCGGTATTGGTTCTTTGCGACCAAAATGAAACCGGCCTCTACGAACTGGAATACGAACTGAGAAATCATTTCCCCGATTGTAGCATTGCCTTATTTATTGGTGATGTTCGTGAAGAAAGCTCGATGGAAAGTTTGTTCAAACGTTTCCACCCGCAGATTGTATTTCATGCTGCTGCTTACAAGCATGTGCCTATGATGGAGTACCATCCTTCTGAGGCTATTCGCAACAATGTGATGGGCACTAAAATTTTAGCAGACCTCTCCATTGAATATGAAGTAGAACGTTTCTTGCTGGTGTCTACCGACAAAGCCATCAATCCGACAAATGTCATGGGGGCGAGCAAACGTATTGCAGAAATCTATTGCCAATCATTGGGTAACCGTGATAAGAAGGTCGTTCATTTGGCTTCAAATGCCGTATCTGAAAACGGTCTTCCGGTACACAAAACACATACTAAGTTTATTACTACTCGTTTCGGAAATGTACTTGGTTCCAATGGCTCGGTTATTCCAAGGTTTAAAGAACAAATAGCTGCTGGCGGACCGCTAACGGTGACGCACCCCGATATCATTCGTTTCTTCATGACCATTCCCGAAGCATGCTCTTTGTTGCTGGAAGCAGTAACCATGGGAAATGGGGGCGAGGTATTGTTGTTTGATATGGGCGAACCTGTTCGCATTCAGGATCTGGCAAGAAAGATGATTAAACTGGCGGGTTATGTGCCGGGTAAAGACATTGAAATTAAATTCACTGGTTTGCGTCCTGGCGAAAAATTGTACGAAGAACTGCTCAATAAAAAGGAAGAGGTTGTTCCAACACACCACAAGAAAATATTGATAGCCAGGGTGGCCGAATATGACTTCTATGCCATTAACAAAGCCATCGATGCCTTGCTGCAGGAAGCCTTTCAAAACAACGACGAAAATGTGGTGCGTCAAATGAAACGCATGGTGCCTGAGTATATCAGCAACAACTCTATTTATCAGTCGTTTGACGAAATGAACAAAACGCAGGTAACTGCATCCAATTAA
- a CDS encoding FKBP-type peptidyl-prolyl cis-trans isomerase has product MEEYLKEQKISGYTKTPKGVFIKIERQGNGPKADSGLLISVNYTGTLKNGTKFDSNVDPAFGHVGPFEFVAQTGAVVPGWDDAIVLLNKGTKAKLFVPAMLAYGSNAQGEKLPAFSDLIFDLEVMDVKPNVAPAQAPTQDPHGH; this is encoded by the coding sequence ATGGAAGAGTATCTGAAAGAGCAGAAAATTTCGGGTTACACCAAAACACCCAAAGGCGTATTCATTAAAATTGAACGTCAGGGCAATGGTCCAAAAGCCGATAGTGGTTTGCTCATCAGTGTAAACTATACAGGCACTCTTAAAAACGGTACCAAGTTCGATTCCAATGTTGATCCAGCCTTCGGCCACGTTGGGCCATTTGAATTTGTAGCACAGACAGGTGCGGTTGTTCCCGGCTGGGATGATGCAATCGTATTGTTGAACAAGGGTACTAAGGCGAAATTATTTGTACCTGCTATGTTGGCTTACGGTTCCAACGCACAAGGCGAAAAACTGCCAGCATTCAGCGATTTGATCTTCGATTTGGAAGTTATGGATGTAAAGCCAAACGTGGCGCCGGCACAGGCTCCAACACAAGACCCACATGGGCATTAA
- a CDS encoding DHH family phosphoesterase: MNTIDTFYPLLKETPKKVVITCHQKPDGDAMGSTLGLYHYLTALGHQAVVISPTNWAAFLNWMPGVDSVVDYEAKTKHADQLIAEADWLFCLDFNTLIRTKRMEPSLAAAGGLRILIDHHQEPQTHMFAYGISDTGKSSTCEMVYDFIVESGGGHLLNQDMARCLYTGVMTDTGSFRFPSTTASVHSMIAHLKQTGFAHSLVHDHIYDSFLENRLRFIGHVLLNRMEVIYEMNTALMVISKADLYKFDITTGDTEGLVNYPLSIQGIKMAAIVIDRDEERKWSFRSKGDVDVNQFARAYFEGGGHKNAAGGRSSASLEETVKRFYEVLPNLAASLGTEVQQTVE, from the coding sequence ATGAATACAATCGATACATTTTACCCGCTGCTGAAGGAAACGCCCAAGAAAGTGGTGATTACCTGCCACCAAAAACCTGATGGGGATGCCATGGGCTCAACATTGGGGCTGTATCATTACCTCACAGCTTTGGGGCACCAGGCTGTAGTTATTTCGCCTACCAATTGGGCCGCTTTTCTCAACTGGATGCCTGGCGTAGACAGCGTAGTTGATTACGAAGCCAAAACCAAGCATGCCGATCAACTCATAGCAGAAGCCGACTGGTTGTTTTGTCTGGATTTTAATACACTCATTCGTACCAAACGCATGGAGCCATCATTGGCAGCTGCGGGTGGTTTACGTATTCTCATTGATCATCATCAGGAGCCGCAAACGCACATGTTTGCCTACGGCATAAGTGATACAGGCAAAAGCAGTACCTGTGAAATGGTGTATGATTTTATTGTTGAATCGGGTGGTGGCCACTTACTCAACCAAGATATGGCCCGCTGTTTGTATACAGGGGTAATGACAGATACGGGTTCATTCCGTTTTCCTTCTACCACAGCCTCCGTGCACAGTATGATTGCTCATTTAAAGCAAACAGGATTTGCACATTCGCTGGTACACGATCATATTTACGACAGCTTTCTGGAAAACAGGCTGCGCTTCATTGGTCATGTGCTGCTCAACAGGATGGAAGTGATATACGAAATGAATACGGCGCTGATGGTTATCAGCAAAGCTGATTTGTACAAATTTGATATTACCACCGGCGATACAGAGGGCTTGGTCAATTATCCGCTGAGCATTCAAGGCATAAAAATGGCCGCCATCGTTATTGACCGAGATGAAGAACGGAAATGGTCATTCAGAAGTAAAGGAGATGTAGATGTTAATCAATTTGCCCGGGCTTATTTTGAAGGTGGCGGACACAAAAATGCTGCCGGTGGCCGGTCTTCTGCCAGTCTCGAAGAAACGGTAAAACGTTTTTACGAAGTGCTGCCTAACCTCGCCGCATCATTGGGAACCGAGGTTCAACAAACTGTTGAGTAA
- the glmS gene encoding glutamine--fructose-6-phosphate transaminase (isomerizing), whose amino-acid sequence MCGIVGYIGERQAYPVVVKGLKRLEYRGYDSAGVALIDQQQLSIHKKKGKVADMEESIVGATLGGHIGIGHTRWATHGEPSDRNAHPHRSASGKLAMIHNGIIENYVAIKEELMHKGYQFLSDTDTEVLLNFIEDIRINNDCPLEEALRIALKRIVGAYCILLIDEDDPDTILAARKGSPLVIGIGKNEHFLASDASPIIEYTKEVVYVNDYQVAIVKKDELVLKNLGNEKVTPFITKLDMELAAIEKGGYDHFMLKEIHEQPTTIFDCLRGRLLPETGMIKMGGIEANIEALINAPRIIIVACGTSWHAGLVAEYLIEETCRIPVEVEYASEFRYRNPIIQKGDVIIAISQSGETADTLVALENAKEQGAFIFGIVNSVGSSIARLSHAGAYTHSGPEIGVASTKAFTGQLAVITMMALKMAKAKGSISDEKYMNLLHELQAIPEKVAAILKNTTGIEAIADKYKDATDFLFLGRGYNFPVALEGALKLKEISYIHAEGYPAAEMKHGPIALVDENLPVVFVTTRDRFYEKIVSNVQEIKARKGKVICIASEGDTVIPEMADDTIFVPDADELVGPLLSVVPLQLLSYYVGLKKGYDVDKPRNLAKSVTVE is encoded by the coding sequence ATGTGCGGAATCGTTGGCTACATAGGTGAACGTCAGGCCTATCCGGTAGTAGTAAAAGGTTTGAAAAGATTAGAATACAGAGGTTATGATAGTGCAGGTGTAGCACTCATAGACCAGCAACAACTGAGCATTCATAAGAAAAAAGGTAAAGTAGCAGACATGGAAGAATCCATTGTTGGCGCTACGTTGGGCGGCCATATTGGTATCGGCCATACCCGTTGGGCCACACATGGCGAACCCAGCGACCGCAATGCCCATCCCCACCGTTCGGCTTCAGGAAAACTGGCCATGATACACAACGGTATCATTGAAAACTATGTTGCAATTAAAGAAGAACTGATGCACAAGGGGTATCAGTTCCTCAGCGATACCGATACAGAAGTGCTGCTCAATTTCATTGAAGACATTCGCATCAATAATGATTGTCCGCTTGAAGAAGCCTTACGCATTGCCCTGAAACGCATTGTGGGTGCCTACTGTATTTTATTGATTGACGAAGATGACCCCGATACCATTTTGGCTGCCCGCAAAGGTTCTCCGCTGGTTATTGGGATTGGTAAAAATGAACACTTCCTTGCCAGCGATGCATCACCCATTATTGAATACACCAAAGAAGTGGTGTATGTAAATGACTACCAGGTAGCCATTGTAAAAAAAGATGAGTTGGTGCTGAAAAACCTCGGCAATGAAAAAGTAACACCCTTTATTACCAAGCTCGATATGGAACTGGCAGCCATTGAAAAAGGCGGCTACGACCATTTCATGCTCAAAGAAATTCATGAGCAACCCACCACTATTTTCGATTGCCTGCGTGGCCGACTATTGCCCGAAACAGGCATGATAAAAATGGGAGGCATCGAAGCCAATATCGAAGCCCTCATCAATGCACCTCGCATCATTATTGTAGCCTGTGGTACCAGCTGGCATGCAGGTTTGGTAGCCGAATACCTGATTGAAGAAACCTGTCGCATACCCGTAGAAGTAGAATATGCTTCAGAATTCAGATACCGCAATCCCATCATTCAAAAAGGCGATGTGATAATCGCCATCAGCCAGAGTGGCGAAACAGCCGATACCCTGGTGGCATTGGAAAATGCCAAAGAGCAAGGTGCTTTCATTTTCGGTATTGTCAATAGTGTGGGTAGTAGCATTGCCCGCCTGAGCCATGCCGGAGCTTACACGCACAGCGGCCCAGAAATTGGCGTTGCCAGCACTAAAGCATTTACCGGACAGTTGGCCGTTATCACCATGATGGCTTTGAAAATGGCCAAAGCCAAAGGCAGCATCAGCGATGAGAAATACATGAACCTGCTGCACGAACTGCAGGCCATTCCTGAAAAAGTAGCTGCTATACTGAAAAATACTACTGGTATTGAAGCCATTGCAGACAAATACAAAGACGCTACTGATTTTCTGTTCCTTGGCCGAGGCTACAATTTCCCGGTGGCGCTGGAAGGTGCATTGAAGCTGAAGGAAATCAGCTACATACACGCCGAAGGCTACCCGGCTGCAGAAATGAAACATGGCCCGATTGCACTGGTAGATGAAAACCTGCCGGTGGTGTTTGTGACTACCCGGGATCGTTTCTATGAGAAAATTGTGTCCAACGTACAGGAAATCAAAGCCCGCAAAGGCAAGGTGATTTGCATCGCTTCCGAAGGCGACACAGTAATTCCGGAGATGGCCGACGACACCATTTTTGTACCCGATGCCGACGAATTGGTGGGCCCGTTGCTGAGTGTGGTGCCGCTACAACTGCTTAGTTATTATGTGGGACTGAAAAAAGGATATGATGTAGATAAACCCCGAAATCTGGCCAAAAGCGTAACGGTCGAGTAA